In a genomic window of Streptomyces katrae:
- a CDS encoding sigma-70 family RNA polymerase sigma factor: protein MELMNADHAGLVVAAQAGDDRAREELIAAYLPLLYNIVGRALNGHADVDDVVQETLLRVVRDLPALRAPESFRSWLVSITLRQIGNHRHRQRAFAGRSTVIDEAHQIPDAGAEPGDMTILRLHVSDERRQVVEAGRWLDPDHRVLLSLWWQEGAGLLSRDDIAAATGLTVAHVGVRLQRMREQLELSRTIVAALEADPRCPQLDEAIIGWDGLRTSVWRKRIARHTRGCPVCGATTTERVPVERLLLGLAPLAVPAGLVAALAAKGLLSGTAASAAGLATAPVAVGTATGGGSLHSLLIGKLHAVTAHPLVALAAGAVLVTGTATYVTWPEPAHRVPGVIAAPTAGHPTPIPSSTITPAGPSPVSPPAVAGTVPLGAQSLESVDEPALYLTYAGDFATLGRASASSSAQTRQRVTFTVVRGLADTRCVTFLAADGRYLRHRDLRLRLSTNDGSGLFREDATFCPTPGAVAGSVSLHAHNYPGSVLRHRDGGIWLDGSDGTRAFADQASFVMRRPWA from the coding sequence ATGGAACTCATGAATGCGGACCACGCGGGGCTGGTCGTCGCGGCGCAGGCCGGTGACGATCGGGCGCGCGAGGAGCTGATCGCCGCGTACCTGCCGCTGCTCTACAACATCGTCGGGCGAGCGCTGAACGGACATGCCGACGTCGACGACGTCGTCCAGGAAACCCTGCTGCGCGTGGTGCGCGACCTGCCTGCCCTGCGTGCCCCGGAGAGCTTCCGGTCCTGGCTGGTCTCGATCACGCTCCGCCAGATCGGTAACCACCGGCACCGGCAACGCGCCTTCGCCGGCCGGAGCACGGTCATCGACGAGGCACACCAGATACCGGACGCCGGCGCCGAACCCGGGGACATGACGATTCTGCGTCTGCATGTGTCGGACGAGCGCCGTCAGGTTGTCGAAGCCGGCCGGTGGCTCGACCCGGACCATCGGGTGCTGCTGTCGCTGTGGTGGCAGGAAGGCGCCGGCTTGCTGAGCCGTGACGACATCGCCGCCGCGACGGGGCTCACGGTCGCCCACGTCGGAGTGCGCCTGCAACGCATGCGCGAGCAGCTGGAACTGAGCCGGACGATCGTTGCCGCGTTGGAGGCCGACCCGCGCTGTCCGCAGTTGGACGAGGCCATCATCGGCTGGGACGGGCTGCGTACATCGGTGTGGCGCAAGCGGATCGCGCGGCACACCCGCGGATGCCCGGTCTGCGGGGCGACGACGACAGAACGGGTTCCGGTCGAGCGACTGCTCCTCGGTCTCGCACCCCTGGCGGTCCCGGCCGGGCTCGTCGCCGCCCTGGCCGCCAAGGGCCTGCTGTCGGGTACGGCCGCGAGCGCCGCCGGGCTGGCCACGGCACCCGTCGCCGTCGGCACGGCGACGGGCGGAGGCAGTCTGCACAGCCTGCTGATCGGCAAACTCCACGCGGTGACCGCTCATCCGCTGGTGGCCCTCGCCGCCGGCGCGGTCCTCGTCACCGGGACCGCCACCTACGTGACCTGGCCCGAACCGGCGCATCGGGTGCCCGGCGTCATCGCCGCTCCCACGGCCGGCCATCCCACGCCGATCCCGTCGAGCACCATCACGCCGGCCGGACCGTCCCCGGTGAGTCCGCCGGCCGTCGCGGGCACTGTTCCGCTGGGCGCACAGTCGCTGGAGTCCGTGGACGAGCCCGCCCTGTACCTCACGTATGCCGGCGACTTCGCGACGCTCGGCCGAGCCTCGGCGTCCAGCAGCGCGCAGACGCGGCAGCGGGTCACCTTCACGGTCGTCAGGGGGCTGGCCGACACTCGGTGCGTCACCTTCCTCGCCGCGGACGGCCGCTATCTGCGCCATCGTGACCTGCGGCTACGGCTGAGCACCAACGACGGCAGCGGACTGTTCCGTGAGGACGCCACCTTCTGTCCGACCCCCGGGGCGGTCGCCGGGTCGGTGAGCTTGCACGCGCACAACTATCCCGGTTCCGTCCTCCGCCACCGCGACGGTGGCATCTGGCTCGATGGCTCCGACGGCACTCGGGCCTTCGCCGACCAGGCTTCCTTCGTCATGCGAAGGCCCTGGGCTTGA